From Lewinellaceae bacterium:
GCTGAACGGATTGACTCACGAGGAAGTTGAACTAAGATTACAGAATATCAAAGGAGCAACCGTTTACAATTACATTTCAAACAGGTCTGACCTGGGAGCAATCGAGGTTTTACTCAAAGGAGGAAGGGAGATACCCTGCCATGCCTTCGAAGCTAAAGTAATAGCTAAGGCAGTAGAGAGTAAGGAGGCTCTGGTCATCGGCAATGTTAAAAAACTATTCCCCAAGGAAGGCCGCATTATGATCCCAATTAGAAATGCACAGGGGCTGAAACCGGGAATGCATCACTTTACAGTTACTATCCATCAGGAAAAAGAAGGAAAAAGAAGGCACAACTATCTGGGTAGCCAATTGGTCTTACTCAACTAACAATTATAATGAGATAGATGAAATCGTTAATAACTCTGTCTTTTAGCGTTTGACAGATTTCTCTTTCAGAGCTTGCTTGAAATTCTTTAACCCACGTAACAAAATTCGCTTTATTTCTATATCGAAAAGTTTTGTTACGTATAAATCTTACATCATGGCAGCCAAGGCAATTGAATTAAGATTTGAAGACCTTAATGGGTTTTACTTCGAAGGCGACGTTGAAGTGTCTCAGACAGAAGTAGGAGCAGGGGTTTTTAAAACCGAAATCCCAGACATTGTCGATTGCAGCAAAGCAATTACCGTAGATTTCAACTGGACAACCGAAGGCCTGTTCACTCCTATTCCGGGAAGATGGAAGGTAGACGTTATTTTTGAAGAAATGGGGCCGGGCGAAGCACCCGCAAGTGTTTCCGGCTATTATGCCCATCCTCACCTGGCGATCGGCGCCCTTCCATTTCCATTCAATTATGACCATACCACGGCATTGAACGTTCCGGCAAGCCACTGTGCAGCAGGCCTTTATCGCGTTTTGTTCCGTCTGAGGTTTGAACAGGAACTGCCGATAGGCTTCGGCACGTATGTCCCCACGCCCATCGTAGCCTTCGGTGAGGCAGGCCTCATTGAATTTACCTAAGAGGGGTGATGCTGCGCGCCTCATTAACCCAGGTATGAGAACAAAGCAGCCTCAAAAAACCTGTAAGGCATTTTCATCAAAAGCCTGAAAAGGGACGAGAAGGGACGCAGGCGTTGAAACATCGCTCGCGCCCCTTCTTTTTCTCCGGCATAAAAAACAGGCCCCCTAACTCTTATCTGGCTTATGATTTGATTAAGGTGCACCTGCCTCTTATGATACCGCGAATTTTCTCAGCACCAAAATATCCTGAAAATCCTTACACTGGGCCTTTTCCCGCCCCGCCCAGTAGCCGTAGTGCGCCTGCTCCACTTCCAGCCCTGCCGCTTCGATCATCTCCCGCCTGAGGTGGTCTTCCTCGTAAGCCACATTGGCCGCCTGCACCTGCGCGTCCATCAGCCGGTAATGGCCGTGATCGTGGGGAAAGGCAAAATGGGGATTGCCCCGGGAAAGGCGCTCGGCAGCTTCATTCCAAAGGAAGAAAGTAGCGAAGCAGCAGCCCCCCGGCCGCAGCACCCGCCCAATCTCCCGGAGGTAATTCGCCACCTCACCGGGCAGCATGTGGGTGAAGACCGAAGTGAGCACTACCAAATCAAAATCGTCATCAGAATACGGGAAGCGGAAGTCCGCCGCGTTGCCGCCGCCGGAGCGGTAGAGGTCGTTGTCCAGATCCACGTAGTGGAAGCGGAAGTTGGGATAGCGGCGGGTGATCGCCTTTTCGCACCAGCGCACGCCCACCTCCACCACGTCAAAGCCTTCGTAGCTGCCCTTTCCGGAAAGGTATTCGGTGAGGGGCACGGCGATGCGGCCAATGCCGCTGCCCACGTCGAGCACCCGGTGATGGGGCTGCAGGCCCGCCAAGTCTACCAGATATTTCTGCATTTTCTCCCCCTGTGCCCGGAAATCGCCGGAGCCGGTGTAGATCAGGCCGCGGGGCGGCGTTATAGCATCGCGCTGCCCGCTGAGGCCCTCATACAAGTCTGTCGGCAGGAAGTAGAGGCGCCGCGCCAGGAAGCGCCAGGCGGGGGGAAGGGAATAGAAGAGTTTTCGGAGGGTGGGCATGGGAGGGCGTGTTGTTTGTTGTTCGTTGTTTGGTGCAACCGGTTTGTCATAATTGCTCGATTTGCTTCAGGAATTCTTCCAGTCCGGCTTCAGCAAATTGAATTTGCTCTTCATCATTAGCAGCCCTTCGAAAAGACTGAATATACTCTCCGTGCCTGATCTTTTGAAGGTAATACCGTATGGAACGCTCAATAAGCTTGTCTTTAGGAATATCCAGCTTTCTGGCGTACTCATCGAGTTGCTCCATCAATTCAGAAGTAAAAGTGAAGGAGTAAGTAGTTTTCATATTAAAATTTTTAAACAGGCCCCTGCGTTTTGCCCAACAATACAGCCATTTAACAATACGGTCATTCCCGGGGAAAAATGCTGCCAGTGCTCACCACCCCCTCGCCCCGTCCAAACTCGCCTCATAAACCGGGAAATTCTCCATCGCCTCATAGACAGTAGTCAGGATTCGCCGGCGCGTCTTCATCTTATTCAGTTTGTAATTATCCATGGAAGGATAGGTGCGGTTGGAGAGGAAAACGTAGACCAGCCCTTTTTCCGGGTCAGCCCAGGCGCAGGTGCCGGTGAAACCAGTATGGCCAAAGGTTCTGTCTGAGGCCTGTGCGGGCAGGTTGATCCAGCGGCCGGGGTCCAGCTGGCGCATGTCGAAGCCAATGCCGCGGCGGGTATCCAGCGGATGGCGGGTAGTGAAGGTGTCGATGGTTGCCGGCAGGAGGAATTGCCGGTTTCCGTAAGTACCCTTATTGAGGAGCATCTGCATGACCACGGCCACATCGTGGGCGTTGGCGAACAGGCCGGCGTGTCCGCTGACGCCGCCCAGCATGGCGGCGCCCATATCATGGACATAGCCTTGCACCATCTGGAGGCGGAAATAATGGTCTCTTTCCGTGGGCACCACCTTGTTTTTAGGAAAATTTTTCCAGGGGTTATAGCCGATCCGGCTTAGGCCCATGGGGCGGTAGAAGTGCGTTTCTACATACTCATCCAGGGGTTGGCCGCTGAGGCGCTTCACGATGCGGGCGATCAAATAAAAGCCCAGGTCGCTGTACTCGTAGTTGCGGTTCGGCCGCAAGTCGGAGCGGTAAATCTGCTCCCAGATGGTATCGGCAAAATCATTGCGCAGGAACAGGTTGGCGGCCACGGGTATAGAGAAAGCGGCGTCGGGAGCGCGGTGGTAAAATTCTGGCCGTTGTTGGGCCCGGCGGCGGCGGACGGACATGGTTTGTTTGTAGAATGGTATCCAGCCGGTTAGCCCGGCGCGGTGGGCCATTATGTCGCGAAGCGCCATGCTGGCCTTGTTGGTGCCTTCCAGTTCGGGCAGATAGCGGACAATAGGAGTGTCCAGGCTGAGGCGCCCTTCTTCGTAGAGTTTCATCACCGCCAGGGTAGCCGAGGTGATCTTGGTCAGGGATGCCAGGTCGTAGAGATCGTCCAGTTCTACCGGTTTATCGGCACCGTAAGCAGGGTGGCCGAATGCCTTCTCAAAAACGATGTTGCCGTCTTTGGCGACCAAAATCGCGCAGCCCGGCGTCGCATGGGCTGCAATCGCATTCTCGGCTATGGTTTCGATGCCGGCGAGGGTGCCGCTGTCCAGGCCCATGCTTTCGGGAGGCGCATAGCCAAAGCGCTGCAGTTTTTGGGTGATGGCCCCCATTCCGTAAGCGCTTCGCGGAGAAGCCGTCACCGGCAGGCGCCCTTTGAGGGCAATGGCCCCAAAAAGGGCCTGAGCTGCCAGGTCTTGTGTTGCCGGATCCTCATCGTAGGCTTCCAGCACCCAGCCGATATCGTCAAAATATTTGAGGCTGTAGGGGTTGCCAAAAGCCACCAGGACAACCCGTGTCTGCCGGCTGAGGGCGCGCAGGAAGTCGCGGGTACTTTGCGTTACGCCGAAACTGCTGCTGGCCCGGCTGTTCATGTCGTGCAGGCTTACGATCACCGCATCGTAGCTGCGGAGTTGCTGCATGAGCTCCTGGCTTTTTGCGGCGGAGATTTCCTTGCCCGCCTGTAGGGCCGGGATGCGCTGGTAAGACAGCAGCCGCTGCTGGAAAGGATTGGAAGCCCCTCCTCCAATGCTCAGGCTGGCCAGGCTCAGGGTGTCGAGCTGCTGGAAAGGAATCAGCCCCTCGGGGTTGCGCACCAGCGTAAGGGCGCTGGCGATGAGTTCGCGCTTCAGTTGTATGGCCTGCCCGGAGTTGAGCACCTGCCGGATACTGTCGGACCGTAAGGGTTCAAATTCCGTGATCCCCAACCGGTACTTATTCGCCAGTATTTTCTTTACGCTCCGCTCGATGCGCTCCCAGTTCAGTTTACCCTCCCGGACGTATTTTTTGATCGCGGCGATCGCGGCGCCCAGGTCTTCCGGAAGCAGCAACATATCATTGCCGGCCAGCAGCGCCTCGGCTTCTACTTCCCCGCTGTCGAAATGCTTGGTCACGCCTTTCATGTCCAGGGCATCGGTGACGATGAGCCCTTCAAACCCGAGGCCTTCCCGCAGCAGCCTGGTGACCGTATTGTAAGATAGCGTCGTGGGCCGGTTCTCCCGCGCATCGAGTTCGGGCACGTGGAGGTGAGCGACCATAACGCTGCCCACGCCGTATTGCGCCAGTACCCGGAAAGGGTAAAGCTCGACGCTGTCCAGCCGGGTGAGGTCATGCCGGATCACGGGCAGGTCGTAGTGAGAATCCACATCCGTATCGCCATGGCCGGGGAAGTGCTTGGCGCAGGCCAGCACCCCGTGATCCTGCAGGCCTTCGGCATACATGTAGCTTTTTACCGCTACATTCATGGGATCTTCCCCAAACGAGCGCATGTTGATCACCGGGTTGGCGGGGTTGTTGTTCACATCCGCCACGGGAGCAAAATTGAAGCGTACGCCCACCGCCTTCAGCTGGCGGGCGACCTCCTTGCCCATTTCGTAGATCAGGCGGTTGTCCTGAATAGCGCCCAGCATCAATTGCTGGGGAAAACTGATGGCGCTTTCCTTCATGCGCATGCCCAGGCCCCATTCGGCGTCGATCGCGATCAGCAACGGCACCGGCCCGGCCAGTTTCTGGTATTCGTTGATCAGTTCTATTTGTTTCTCCGGTGTGCCCTGAAAGAAGCACAGCCCTCCTACCTTGTATTCGCTGATCAGGCGTTTTATCTTGTCGATGTGGTCCTGCCCCAGGTCGGAATGGGCACGCAACATGAAGAGCTGCCCCAGGCGCTCGTCTTCGGTCATAGCGTTGTAGACGGAATCCACCCATTGTTGCTCGCCAGGAACGGTGTCCCGTTCCCGGGGAACATAAAATGCAGAGGTTATGGCCAAAATGGCCAGTATTGAAGGTAGGATCAGTCGTCTTTTTTTCATGGTTTCATGGTTTCACGGTTTCACGGTTTCACGGTTGCATGGTTGCATGGTTTCACAGTTTCATGGTTGCACGGTTGCATGGTTGCACGGTTGCATGGTTGCACGGTTCAAGGGGTTGGCCGCCTGATTTAGCTCCATAGAACAGCCTTACTCTCCCTCTCCGGGAGGGGGCTGGGAGGAGGCTTTCACTCTCAGGCTGGGGTCCAGCTCATAAGCCTTTTGCCGGTACTGAGCGCCCAATTCCTCATTCCCCACATTGTAATAGGCAGTGCCCAGGTCGTACCATCCTCTGGCGTTGCCGGGGTCGGCTTGTGTAGCCAGCAAGAAATATTCCACGGCATCTACCCTATCCCCCCGGATGCCGTGGGCGACGCCCAGGAGGCGCAGCACCTCATATTCATTGGGCATCAGCTCCTTCGCCTGGTCCAAATACAGGATGGCTTTGTTCAGGTCGCCCTGCTGCTCGCCAAAATACTTGCCGGCGTCCTTGTATGTGATGCCGAGGTTGCGCTGGGCTTCCGCATAATTGGCGTCGATGGCCAATGCCTTTTTATAGGCCTCTATGGATTTATCGTATTCCTGGAGGTAATTATACGCATTACCCAGCAAAAGGTATGCATTTTTATAATTGGGATGGATGCGCAGGGCCTGAGTGAGGTGTTCCACCGCCTGCCTGAGCATGCTGTTTTTCTGGCTGGTATCCTGAACGGCTACCGATTGAGTGACCAGCTCGCCGCCTACGGCGTTGCGCAGTTTGGCGCTGTTGGGCGAGTATTGGATATCGGTCGTGAAAAGGGTGTAATTGTCTGCCCAGGCGGGGTTGCGCACCACGGTGCGGGCGGCATAGGCCAGGCAGACCGCCGCCAGCACTGCCAGCGCCGGCATAAACTGCCGAAAGGCCGGCTCCTTGCCTTTCGGAACGCCGGCCGCCGCCCAGCGGTACCCCAGGAGGGCCAGCAACAGGCAAAAGCCTACAGAGGGCATAAACATCAGGCGCTCCGCCATGTGAGTGCCTACCGGAAAGAGCAGGTTGGAAACGATGGAAAGCGTAGCCAGATAATAAAGTATGGCAAAACTTACCGGGTCCTTCCTCGGCAGTTGCCGCAGGGCGTAAACCAGCATCGCGAGGTAAAGGGCCAGGCTCAGCAACGCGCCCCAGTCGGCAAAGTCCATCACTTCGATGTGCCGGGGGTAATAATCATGGGTAAGGATATAGGGGAAAACCAGCAACTGCAGGTATTTGCCCAGGGTGTAAAATACAGTGGCCAGGCGCTCCTGGGCGGTAAAAGGCAGATACTGATTGCCGGCGAGCTTGACGAAAGGGTTGTTCATCATCTCCATCGTCGGCTCGCTCATGCCGAAACCCAACACCGAAAAACGAATGGCCAGGAAGACCGCCGCAGCAACCGCAAAAGGCGCCACTTGCTTCGCAATAGCGCCCGGGCCGGCTTTTGTAAAAAAATAATAGGCCAACGGCGCCACCGCCAGAAAGGTGATGGCATTTTCTTTGGACATCAGCCCCAGAAAGAATACCACCCCGGCAACAACATTCAACACCGGTTTATTTTCCCGGTAGGCACGGAAAGAAAAATACAGGGCCGCCAGGCTGCCCAGCAGGGCCAAAATCTCGTCCCGCCCTTTGATGTTGGCAACTACTTCTGTATGTATAGGGTGCACGGCAAATAAACCGGCGGCGGCGAGCGCGATGAAAAAAGCTCTCGCCTGCCCCTGAGAAGGGCGGAACAGCTTTAGCAACAACAAATACAACACCACCGTCGTCAGGCCGTAGAACAGGGCGTTCACCAGGTGCCCCACGAGCGGCGTTTTTCCGAAGAGCTGTACTTCCAGGGCAAAGAGCACCAGCGTCAACGGGCGGTAGCGGCCGCCGGCCACCAGGTTGGCTTTGCCTTCTTCTTTGAAAAAACCATAGAAAGTATCCTTGGTGAGGATGCCCGGGATGCCGGATAGCCCGTCTTCCACAAACATGTTATCGTAGATGACGATGGCGTCGTCCAGTGCGTAATCATGGGAGAGGGTATTGGCGTAGAGTAAAAAACTGAGGGCAAACAGGCCGCCGGCCACCCATTTTTTATTGCCAAACCAGGCGGGAAACCCCTTGCGGGAGCGGGCCTCGCCGGTTGCAGCAGTTGCCGCCTTTCTCTTTGCCTTCTTATTCTGTTTTGCCATGTATGTAAAAACCTTATTGAACCAAAATATTGTTTTTTTCAGGACTTCCGGTAATGCCGGACAGGAAAAATATTGTTAAGAGACAAGAAAGCCATAACTTTCGGATATGAAAAACATCGAAGAACTGCTCGGCCTGCTCGAACTGGAGGCCATCGAAGAGAATATTTTTCGCGGCCAGAGCCGCAGCGTGGGCAGCCAGCGCGTCTTCGGAGGGCAGGTGCTGGCACAGGCCCTTCAGGCGGCCATACACACTGTGCCCGAGGGGCGCTTTGTGCATTCCCTGCACGCTTATTTCATCCTGCCCGGCGATATACAGCAGCCCATCGTTTTCGAGGTCGACCGCATTCGCGACGGAGGCAGCTTCACCACCCGCCGCATCAAGGCCATACAGAAAGGGCAGGCCATCTTCAATATGTCCGCTTCTTTTCAGAAAAGGCAGGAAGGCTTTGACCACCAGATCAGCATGCCCAACGTGACGCCCCCCGAGGGGCTGATGAGCTGGGACCAGTTGGTGGAAGAGTTCGGCGGGAAACTTCCGGAAAGCATCCGCCGTTTTCTGGAGATCGACCACCCCATCGAGTTCCGCCCGGTGGAACGGGTGCACCCCATGCTGGCCGGCAAGCGGCAGCCTCAGCGCCACGTCTGGATGCGCACCAAAGGCGCCATGCCCGATGAGCCCACCGCCCATCAGGCGGTGCTGGCCTACGCTTCCGACTACAACCTGCTGACCACCGCCCTGCTGCCTCACGGCGACCAGGTGGCCGGCGGCAACATCCAACTGGCCAGCCTCGACCACGGCATGTGGTTCCACCGCGATTTTCGCATGGACAACTGGCTGCTCTACGCCATCGACAGCCCCAGCGCTTCCGGGGCGCGGGGTTTCACCCGGGGTAGTGTTTTTGACCAGGAGGGGAGGTTGGTGGCCTCGGCAGTGCAGGAGGGGCTGATGCGGCCGGTTTGAAACAAGCTTATTTTTCTGTATATTTATACACTCATTGATCAATCATCATAATGGCAGTAAAACTTGCACAGCGGTTAATTACCGTTGAAGAATATTATAAAATTATTCCAATACCAACTCCTCATCCTTCCGAAACGCCTTATACCTGCC
This genomic window contains:
- a CDS encoding tetratricopeptide repeat protein, giving the protein MAKQNKKAKRKAATAATGEARSRKGFPAWFGNKKWVAGGLFALSFLLYANTLSHDYALDDAIVIYDNMFVEDGLSGIPGILTKDTFYGFFKEEGKANLVAGGRYRPLTLVLFALEVQLFGKTPLVGHLVNALFYGLTTVVLYLLLLKLFRPSQGQARAFFIALAAAGLFAVHPIHTEVVANIKGRDEILALLGSLAALYFSFRAYRENKPVLNVVAGVVFFLGLMSKENAITFLAVAPLAYYFFTKAGPGAIAKQVAPFAVAAAVFLAIRFSVLGFGMSEPTMEMMNNPFVKLAGNQYLPFTAQERLATVFYTLGKYLQLLVFPYILTHDYYPRHIEVMDFADWGALLSLALYLAMLVYALRQLPRKDPVSFAILYYLATLSIVSNLLFPVGTHMAERLMFMPSVGFCLLLALLGYRWAAAGVPKGKEPAFRQFMPALAVLAAVCLAYAARTVVRNPAWADNYTLFTTDIQYSPNSAKLRNAVGGELVTQSVAVQDTSQKNSMLRQAVEHLTQALRIHPNYKNAYLLLGNAYNYLQEYDKSIEAYKKALAIDANYAEAQRNLGITYKDAGKYFGEQQGDLNKAILYLDQAKELMPNEYEVLRLLGVAHGIRGDRVDAVEYFLLATQADPGNARGWYDLGTAYYNVGNEELGAQYRQKAYELDPSLRVKASSQPPPGEGE
- the tesB gene encoding acyl-CoA thioesterase II; its protein translation is MKNIEELLGLLELEAIEENIFRGQSRSVGSQRVFGGQVLAQALQAAIHTVPEGRFVHSLHAYFILPGDIQQPIVFEVDRIRDGGSFTTRRIKAIQKGQAIFNMSASFQKRQEGFDHQISMPNVTPPEGLMSWDQLVEEFGGKLPESIRRFLEIDHPIEFRPVERVHPMLAGKRQPQRHVWMRTKGAMPDEPTAHQAVLAYASDYNLLTTALLPHGDQVAGGNIQLASLDHGMWFHRDFRMDNWLLYAIDSPSASGARGFTRGSVFDQEGRLVASAVQEGLMRPV
- a CDS encoding class I SAM-dependent methyltransferase; translated protein: MPTLRKLFYSLPPAWRFLARRLYFLPTDLYEGLSGQRDAITPPRGLIYTGSGDFRAQGEKMQKYLVDLAGLQPHHRVLDVGSGIGRIAVPLTEYLSGKGSYEGFDVVEVGVRWCEKAITRRYPNFRFHYVDLDNDLYRSGGGNAADFRFPYSDDDFDLVVLTSVFTHMLPGEVANYLREIGRVLRPGGCCFATFFLWNEAAERLSRGNPHFAFPHDHGHYRLMDAQVQAANVAYEEDHLRREMIEAAGLEVEQAHYGYWAGREKAQCKDFQDILVLRKFAVS
- a CDS encoding serine hydrolase; the protein is MKKRRLILPSILAILAITSAFYVPRERDTVPGEQQWVDSVYNAMTEDERLGQLFMLRAHSDLGQDHIDKIKRLISEYKVGGLCFFQGTPEKQIELINEYQKLAGPVPLLIAIDAEWGLGMRMKESAISFPQQLMLGAIQDNRLIYEMGKEVARQLKAVGVRFNFAPVADVNNNPANPVINMRSFGEDPMNVAVKSYMYAEGLQDHGVLACAKHFPGHGDTDVDSHYDLPVIRHDLTRLDSVELYPFRVLAQYGVGSVMVAHLHVPELDARENRPTTLSYNTVTRLLREGLGFEGLIVTDALDMKGVTKHFDSGEVEAEALLAGNDMLLLPEDLGAAIAAIKKYVREGKLNWERIERSVKKILANKYRLGITEFEPLRSDSIRQVLNSGQAIQLKRELIASALTLVRNPEGLIPFQQLDTLSLASLSIGGGASNPFQQRLLSYQRIPALQAGKEISAAKSQELMQQLRSYDAVIVSLHDMNSRASSSFGVTQSTRDFLRALSRQTRVVLVAFGNPYSLKYFDDIGWVLEAYDEDPATQDLAAQALFGAIALKGRLPVTASPRSAYGMGAITQKLQRFGYAPPESMGLDSGTLAGIETIAENAIAAHATPGCAILVAKDGNIVFEKAFGHPAYGADKPVELDDLYDLASLTKITSATLAVMKLYEEGRLSLDTPIVRYLPELEGTNKASMALRDIMAHRAGLTGWIPFYKQTMSVRRRRAQQRPEFYHRAPDAAFSIPVAANLFLRNDFADTIWEQIYRSDLRPNRNYEYSDLGFYLIARIVKRLSGQPLDEYVETHFYRPMGLSRIGYNPWKNFPKNKVVPTERDHYFRLQMVQGYVHDMGAAMLGGVSGHAGLFANAHDVAVVMQMLLNKGTYGNRQFLLPATIDTFTTRHPLDTRRGIGFDMRQLDPGRWINLPAQASDRTFGHTGFTGTCAWADPEKGLVYVFLSNRTYPSMDNYKLNKMKTRRRILTTVYEAMENFPVYEASLDGARGW
- a CDS encoding ribbon-helix-helix domain-containing protein, with translation MKTTYSFTFTSELMEQLDEYARKLDIPKDKLIERSIRYYLQKIRHGEYIQSFRRAANDEEQIQFAEAGLEEFLKQIEQL